From the genome of Neodiprion pinetum isolate iyNeoPine1 chromosome 3, iyNeoPine1.2, whole genome shotgun sequence, one region includes:
- the LOC124215346 gene encoding uncharacterized protein isoform X1 → MILYVPGRMPTHVNPYGVARYPGSFLGSAPAGYQSLANTFSGVPITTNYPNLSLHHPRLDFSAWPHRMPVEEELGTSPPAGLPSLGASPNCSLGTAGPPSPAHSDSDASSSSLELGSVRKGENTQLKCRWINCGRWFASLEQLAGHVARLHAAPGPKGLFYCGWESCARGDRGFNARYKMLVHVRTHTNEKPHHCFQCDKSFSRAENLKIHARSHTGERPYVCPVEGCNKAYSNSSDRFKHTRTHAVDKPYCCKVPGCPKRYTDPSSLRKHVKTYRHYVNNNDKMLQVKSFDDNVSQDKTSLVKSESDKKDSSIESNTSLSPKMSYSFEEQQKFVERNNFYNLEQQDQEHQVTPSKFEQDVKIYPRVYDENYILPQRIQVNPLYGQSPSDDVSSPLTSPPQEIYPRISMQSTPIKIEEPSVCPKTTTVDYRNIESIVNSTPKKESSICEVRNSVIRRAEDVKMDVEQRTNTKEQNSECCCHRKCCIHDNDSILKKTKILSDLILKTQNPLFRHLLGTVDLQYGLQNMWNNMADTTNTCGQDLRVKNNDTVTEMEQDLPLDLTINK, encoded by the exons atgatcCTTTACGTTCCCGGCAGAATGCCAACCCACGTTAACCCCTACGGCGTGGCTCGCTACCCGGGCAGCTTCCTGGGCAGCGCTCCTGCGGGCTACCAAAGCCTGGCGAACACCTTCTCCGGCGTACCGATTACCACCAACTACCCTAATCTGAGCCTGCACCACCCTAGGCTGGACTTCTCGGCGTGGCCGCATAGGATGCCCGTCGAGGAAGAGCTGGGGACTTCCCCGCCAGCAGGACTCCCTAGCCTCGGGGCTTCCCCGAACTGCAGCCTCGGCACCGCGGGTCCTCCGAGTCCAGCCCACAGCGACTCTGACGCTTCAAGTTCCAGCCTGGAACTCGGCTCCGTACGGAAAGGAGAGAACACGCAGCTAAAATGCAG GTGGATAAATTGCGGTCGGTGGTTCGCGTCTCTGGAACAACTAGCCGGACACGTTGCGAGACTGCACGCTGCTCCCGGGCCAAAGGGGCTATTTTACTGCGGATGGGAAAGCTGCGCGAGAGGCGATCGCGGATTTAACGCCAG GTACAAAATGTTGGTGCACGTCCGCACTCACACTAACGAGAAGCCGCACCATTGCTTCCAGTGCGACAAGAGCTTCAGCCGTGCGGAAAACTTGAAGATTCACGCCCGTTCTCACACCGGTGAACGTCCCTACGTCTGCCCGGTTGAAGGGTGCAATAAAGCGTATTCAAACTCGTCGGATCGTTTCAAGCATACGAGAACACACGCGGTGGATAAACCGTATTGCTGCAAAGTGCCGGGCTGCCCTAAGAGGTACACGGATCCGTCATCGCTGAGGAAACACGTGAAGACGTACAGACATTACGTGAACAACAACGACAAGATGCTGCAGGTGAAGAGTTTCGACGATAATGTTAGCCAGGACAAGACGAGCTTAGTCAAGTCCGAATCGGACAAGAAGGATTCTAGCATCGAAAGCAACACGAGTTTGAGTCCGAAGATGAGCTACAGCTTCGAGGAGCAACAAAAGTTTGTCGAAAGGAACAATTTTTACAACCTTGAACAGCAGGATCAGGAGCATCAAGTTACGCCGTCGAAATTCGAACAGgatgtgaaaatttatccaaGAGTTTACGACGAGAATTACATCTTACCGCAGAGAATTCAAGTGAATCCGCTCTACGGGCAGAGTCCGAGCGACGACGTATCATCGCCACTTACTAGTCCGCCCCAAGAAATATATCCCAGAATTAGCATGCAGTCGACCCCCATAAAGATCGAGGAACCGAGCGTATGTCCGAAAACGACTACCGTCGACTACCGAAACATCGAATCGATCGTAAACAGCACACCGAAAAAGGAATCGTCGATTTGCGAAGTGAGGAATTCTGTGATAAGGAGGGCCGAGGATGTCAAGATGGACGTAGAACAACGGACGAACACCAAAGAACAAAACAGCGAATGCTGCTGCCACCGAAAATGTTGCATTCACGACAACGACAGCATACTTAAAAAGACGAAAATTCTCTCTGATCTGATTTTGAAGACGCAAAACCCGCTGTTTAGGCATCTTCTAGGAACGGTTGACTTGCAATACGGCCTTCAAAACATGTGGAATAATATGGCTGACACGACAAATACTTGCGGGCAAGATTTGAGGGTGAAGAATAACGACACCGTTACCGAAATGGAACAAGATCTACCTCTAGATCTGACGATTAACAAGTAA
- the LOC124215346 gene encoding uncharacterized protein isoform X2, translated as MPTHVNPYGVARYPGSFLGSAPAGYQSLANTFSGVPITTNYPNLSLHHPRLDFSAWPHRMPVEEELGTSPPAGLPSLGASPNCSLGTAGPPSPAHSDSDASSSSLELGSVRKGENTQLKCRWINCGRWFASLEQLAGHVARLHAAPGPKGLFYCGWESCARGDRGFNARYKMLVHVRTHTNEKPHHCFQCDKSFSRAENLKIHARSHTGERPYVCPVEGCNKAYSNSSDRFKHTRTHAVDKPYCCKVPGCPKRYTDPSSLRKHVKTYRHYVNNNDKMLQVKSFDDNVSQDKTSLVKSESDKKDSSIESNTSLSPKMSYSFEEQQKFVERNNFYNLEQQDQEHQVTPSKFEQDVKIYPRVYDENYILPQRIQVNPLYGQSPSDDVSSPLTSPPQEIYPRISMQSTPIKIEEPSVCPKTTTVDYRNIESIVNSTPKKESSICEVRNSVIRRAEDVKMDVEQRTNTKEQNSECCCHRKCCIHDNDSILKKTKILSDLILKTQNPLFRHLLGTVDLQYGLQNMWNNMADTTNTCGQDLRVKNNDTVTEMEQDLPLDLTINK; from the exons ATGCCAACCCACGTTAACCCCTACGGCGTGGCTCGCTACCCGGGCAGCTTCCTGGGCAGCGCTCCTGCGGGCTACCAAAGCCTGGCGAACACCTTCTCCGGCGTACCGATTACCACCAACTACCCTAATCTGAGCCTGCACCACCCTAGGCTGGACTTCTCGGCGTGGCCGCATAGGATGCCCGTCGAGGAAGAGCTGGGGACTTCCCCGCCAGCAGGACTCCCTAGCCTCGGGGCTTCCCCGAACTGCAGCCTCGGCACCGCGGGTCCTCCGAGTCCAGCCCACAGCGACTCTGACGCTTCAAGTTCCAGCCTGGAACTCGGCTCCGTACGGAAAGGAGAGAACACGCAGCTAAAATGCAG GTGGATAAATTGCGGTCGGTGGTTCGCGTCTCTGGAACAACTAGCCGGACACGTTGCGAGACTGCACGCTGCTCCCGGGCCAAAGGGGCTATTTTACTGCGGATGGGAAAGCTGCGCGAGAGGCGATCGCGGATTTAACGCCAG GTACAAAATGTTGGTGCACGTCCGCACTCACACTAACGAGAAGCCGCACCATTGCTTCCAGTGCGACAAGAGCTTCAGCCGTGCGGAAAACTTGAAGATTCACGCCCGTTCTCACACCGGTGAACGTCCCTACGTCTGCCCGGTTGAAGGGTGCAATAAAGCGTATTCAAACTCGTCGGATCGTTTCAAGCATACGAGAACACACGCGGTGGATAAACCGTATTGCTGCAAAGTGCCGGGCTGCCCTAAGAGGTACACGGATCCGTCATCGCTGAGGAAACACGTGAAGACGTACAGACATTACGTGAACAACAACGACAAGATGCTGCAGGTGAAGAGTTTCGACGATAATGTTAGCCAGGACAAGACGAGCTTAGTCAAGTCCGAATCGGACAAGAAGGATTCTAGCATCGAAAGCAACACGAGTTTGAGTCCGAAGATGAGCTACAGCTTCGAGGAGCAACAAAAGTTTGTCGAAAGGAACAATTTTTACAACCTTGAACAGCAGGATCAGGAGCATCAAGTTACGCCGTCGAAATTCGAACAGgatgtgaaaatttatccaaGAGTTTACGACGAGAATTACATCTTACCGCAGAGAATTCAAGTGAATCCGCTCTACGGGCAGAGTCCGAGCGACGACGTATCATCGCCACTTACTAGTCCGCCCCAAGAAATATATCCCAGAATTAGCATGCAGTCGACCCCCATAAAGATCGAGGAACCGAGCGTATGTCCGAAAACGACTACCGTCGACTACCGAAACATCGAATCGATCGTAAACAGCACACCGAAAAAGGAATCGTCGATTTGCGAAGTGAGGAATTCTGTGATAAGGAGGGCCGAGGATGTCAAGATGGACGTAGAACAACGGACGAACACCAAAGAACAAAACAGCGAATGCTGCTGCCACCGAAAATGTTGCATTCACGACAACGACAGCATACTTAAAAAGACGAAAATTCTCTCTGATCTGATTTTGAAGACGCAAAACCCGCTGTTTAGGCATCTTCTAGGAACGGTTGACTTGCAATACGGCCTTCAAAACATGTGGAATAATATGGCTGACACGACAAATACTTGCGGGCAAGATTTGAGGGTGAAGAATAACGACACCGTTACCGAAATGGAACAAGATCTACCTCTAGATCTGACGATTAACAAGTAA
- the LOC124215346 gene encoding zinc finger protein GLI4 isoform X3, protein MPVEEELGTSPPAGLPSLGASPNCSLGTAGPPSPAHSDSDASSSSLELGSVRKGENTQLKCRWINCGRWFASLEQLAGHVARLHAAPGPKGLFYCGWESCARGDRGFNARYKMLVHVRTHTNEKPHHCFQCDKSFSRAENLKIHARSHTGERPYVCPVEGCNKAYSNSSDRFKHTRTHAVDKPYCCKVPGCPKRYTDPSSLRKHVKTYRHYVNNNDKMLQVKSFDDNVSQDKTSLVKSESDKKDSSIESNTSLSPKMSYSFEEQQKFVERNNFYNLEQQDQEHQVTPSKFEQDVKIYPRVYDENYILPQRIQVNPLYGQSPSDDVSSPLTSPPQEIYPRISMQSTPIKIEEPSVCPKTTTVDYRNIESIVNSTPKKESSICEVRNSVIRRAEDVKMDVEQRTNTKEQNSECCCHRKCCIHDNDSILKKTKILSDLILKTQNPLFRHLLGTVDLQYGLQNMWNNMADTTNTCGQDLRVKNNDTVTEMEQDLPLDLTINK, encoded by the exons ATGCCCGTCGAGGAAGAGCTGGGGACTTCCCCGCCAGCAGGACTCCCTAGCCTCGGGGCTTCCCCGAACTGCAGCCTCGGCACCGCGGGTCCTCCGAGTCCAGCCCACAGCGACTCTGACGCTTCAAGTTCCAGCCTGGAACTCGGCTCCGTACGGAAAGGAGAGAACACGCAGCTAAAATGCAG GTGGATAAATTGCGGTCGGTGGTTCGCGTCTCTGGAACAACTAGCCGGACACGTTGCGAGACTGCACGCTGCTCCCGGGCCAAAGGGGCTATTTTACTGCGGATGGGAAAGCTGCGCGAGAGGCGATCGCGGATTTAACGCCAG GTACAAAATGTTGGTGCACGTCCGCACTCACACTAACGAGAAGCCGCACCATTGCTTCCAGTGCGACAAGAGCTTCAGCCGTGCGGAAAACTTGAAGATTCACGCCCGTTCTCACACCGGTGAACGTCCCTACGTCTGCCCGGTTGAAGGGTGCAATAAAGCGTATTCAAACTCGTCGGATCGTTTCAAGCATACGAGAACACACGCGGTGGATAAACCGTATTGCTGCAAAGTGCCGGGCTGCCCTAAGAGGTACACGGATCCGTCATCGCTGAGGAAACACGTGAAGACGTACAGACATTACGTGAACAACAACGACAAGATGCTGCAGGTGAAGAGTTTCGACGATAATGTTAGCCAGGACAAGACGAGCTTAGTCAAGTCCGAATCGGACAAGAAGGATTCTAGCATCGAAAGCAACACGAGTTTGAGTCCGAAGATGAGCTACAGCTTCGAGGAGCAACAAAAGTTTGTCGAAAGGAACAATTTTTACAACCTTGAACAGCAGGATCAGGAGCATCAAGTTACGCCGTCGAAATTCGAACAGgatgtgaaaatttatccaaGAGTTTACGACGAGAATTACATCTTACCGCAGAGAATTCAAGTGAATCCGCTCTACGGGCAGAGTCCGAGCGACGACGTATCATCGCCACTTACTAGTCCGCCCCAAGAAATATATCCCAGAATTAGCATGCAGTCGACCCCCATAAAGATCGAGGAACCGAGCGTATGTCCGAAAACGACTACCGTCGACTACCGAAACATCGAATCGATCGTAAACAGCACACCGAAAAAGGAATCGTCGATTTGCGAAGTGAGGAATTCTGTGATAAGGAGGGCCGAGGATGTCAAGATGGACGTAGAACAACGGACGAACACCAAAGAACAAAACAGCGAATGCTGCTGCCACCGAAAATGTTGCATTCACGACAACGACAGCATACTTAAAAAGACGAAAATTCTCTCTGATCTGATTTTGAAGACGCAAAACCCGCTGTTTAGGCATCTTCTAGGAACGGTTGACTTGCAATACGGCCTTCAAAACATGTGGAATAATATGGCTGACACGACAAATACTTGCGGGCAAGATTTGAGGGTGAAGAATAACGACACCGTTACCGAAATGGAACAAGATCTACCTCTAGATCTGACGATTAACAAGTAA